One genomic segment of Brevibacillus laterosporus LMG 15441 includes these proteins:
- the nadA gene encoding quinolinate synthase NadA — protein MEALALQKKEQRNAELRERLFQLKKERNAIILAHFYQRPEIQEVADFIGDSFGLAQKAKETEADVILFCGVHFMGESAKILNPNKTVIIPDERAGCPMADMVNVEGLRKVKAQHPNAKVVAYINTSADVKAETHICCTSSNAQRVIESVDSDEIIWVPDKNLGHYVSQFTNKKMIIWEGYCNTHDQLSVQDIMLMKAEHPEALVVVHPECRPEIVALADYVGSTTGILKFCKESNQKEFIIGTEDGTRYMLEKESPTKQFYFASKYLVCPNMKVNTLKKCVEALETLKPQIYVPEHVANAARASLERMLEVAPG, from the coding sequence ATGGAAGCTTTAGCTCTACAGAAGAAGGAGCAACGCAATGCCGAATTAAGAGAACGATTGTTTCAGCTAAAAAAAGAACGTAATGCCATTATTTTAGCTCATTTTTACCAACGTCCAGAGATTCAGGAAGTAGCTGATTTTATTGGAGATTCCTTTGGACTAGCACAAAAGGCAAAAGAAACAGAAGCAGACGTGATTTTATTTTGTGGTGTGCATTTTATGGGTGAAAGTGCAAAAATTCTCAATCCCAACAAAACGGTGATCATTCCTGATGAACGAGCTGGTTGCCCAATGGCTGATATGGTTAACGTGGAAGGATTGCGTAAAGTCAAAGCTCAACACCCCAATGCAAAAGTGGTCGCTTACATCAACACCTCGGCTGATGTGAAGGCAGAAACACACATCTGCTGTACATCCTCCAATGCACAAAGGGTTATCGAGTCGGTAGATAGTGACGAGATTATATGGGTTCCTGATAAAAATTTGGGTCACTATGTGTCACAATTCACAAACAAAAAAATGATTATTTGGGAAGGGTACTGTAACACACACGACCAGTTATCTGTGCAGGATATCATGCTGATGAAGGCAGAGCACCCAGAGGCGCTTGTCGTAGTACATCCTGAATGCCGTCCAGAGATTGTTGCATTGGCAGACTATGTAGGCTCCACTACTGGAATACTGAAGTTCTGTAAGGAATCGAACCAAAAAGAATTTATCATTGGAACGGAAGACGGAACAAGATATATGCTGGAAAAAGAGAGTCCAACGAAACAGTTTTATTTTGCCTCTAAATATTTGGTCTGTCCCAATATGAAGGTAAATACATTGAAAAAGTGTGTAGAAGCGTTAGAGACCTTAAAACCGCAAATTTATGTTCCCGAGCATGTGGCAAATGCGGCGCGAGCTTCGTTGGAACGTATGCTGGAGGTAGCACCTGGCTGA